A window of Desulfuromonas soudanensis genomic DNA:
CCTGGAGGAGTTTCGGGTCGATCCCTTCGAGGCCGAGGCGTATGGAGCGCACCAGGAGGGGAAAGCCGACAATCATCGAAGCGAGGACCGCCGCCTTCCAGGTGAAGATGATGCGGATGTCCCAGCTCTTGAGCAACCCGCCGAGCCACCCCCGCTCGCCGAGGAGAAGGAGGAGGAGGTAGCCGACCACCACCGGCGGCAGCACCAGGGGGAGATTGACCACCCCGTCGATGACCACCTTGGCCCGCAGGCGGCAGAAGACCAGGAGGCAGGCCACGGCATAGCCGAAGGGGAGCGACAGCACCGTCGCGGCGATGGCGACCTTGGCCGACAGCCAGATGGCCTGATAATCTGCGGGGGTCAACTCGAGCATGAAATCCTTCCTGAAATCTGAACCCGCCTCGCGCCCGCTCGCAGGGCTCGCTCAAGCCGCAAAGACGCCAGGAAAATCAAGGCTTTCGGTTTTCTTAGCGTCTTTGCGACTTTGCGTGCCATGGTCTTTGCCTTGTTCCTAGTTCACTTTGAAGCCGTGTTTTTCCAGCACCGCCATCGCCTCGTCCCCTTTGAGATAGACAAAAAAGGCCTGGGCTTCGGGGTTTTTGGCCCCGAGGGCGGTCAACGCCATGGGATAGGTGACTTGCGGATAGAGTGCCTTCGGAACGACGAAGCGGATCGTCGCATGAGGGGCCAGCAGGGCGTCGGTGCGATAGACGAAGGCGCCGTCCACCTCGCCGCGGTCGGCATACATCAGGGCCTGACGCACGTCCTTGGCGAAGACCAGAGCGCCGGCGGCGGCCAGGTTCTCGTAGAGCCCCGCCGTCTCCAGCGCCTGGCGGGCGTACTCTCCGGCGGGGACGCTGTTGGGGGAGCCGATGGCGATGCGCTGCAGATGGGCCGTTTCGGCCAGCGAAGAGACGGCGGTCTCCTTCCGGGCGACGAACACCAGCGCGTTGTGGGTCAGGACCCCGATCGTCTCCGGTGCCAGGAGTCCGCGCTCGCGGAGATATTCGATCCAGCGCGGGTTGGCGGAGACGAAGAGATCGGCGGGGGCGCCGGCGTCGACCTGGCGAGCCAGGGTCCCCGAACCGGCGTAATTCTCCACAAAATCAACCCCGGGGTGCTTCTGCCTATACTGGGAGGAGATCTCCTTCATGGCGTTGTTGAGACTGGCGGCGGCAAAGATCCTGACCTCGCCGGCCAGGGCGGGAGCGCTCCAGCACAGCAGCAGGGTCAAGAATACGGTCAACTTTCCGGCCATGGGCGTCCACCTCCGTTGAATTCAAGCATAGGGAGAATAGCATATATCGGGCCAAATCCCTGCGCTTTTTCCTCCCCCCCTTCCCCCCCGGGATATCGCCCCCGGCAAAGGGGAGGTCCCGGTCGCCTCTCCGGATTCTGCCCATATATTAAACAGACAGCGGTCAATAAAAGACCTCCCCGGAGGAGGCGCTCCCCTCCCGATACCTTCGGGCGGGATTCGATCCTCGGCCAAAGGGGCGTGATTCAGGAGACTTCGGCTGGGAGATTGCCTGCGACGCGGCGTCTCCGGAAGGGTCTGGCGAGACTCTTGCAAATACGATGGGACAGGAAGGACACCCTCCCCCTGTTTCATTCCCCTCCCAACGACGTGACGGGGCTGATTTCACTCTGGAGAACCGTTCAGAAAGGATCAGACCTTGGCCGACAAACCGAAAATCCGCGAACTCCTCGACGAGAGCGCCTGCGCCCACAACAAGAGCAAGCAGAGCCCCTGCAACGCTCCGACCCCGGGGGCGACCAGCGGCGGCTGCGCCTTCGAGGGGGCGCAGATCTCCCTCTTCCCCTACGCCGACGCCGCCCATCTCGTCCACGGTCCCATCACCTGCCTCGGCGCCTCCTGGGAAACCCGCGCCACCAAAACCAGCTACCCCGGCCGGGATCTCACCCAAATGGGCTTCACCACCGACATTTCGACCAGCGACGTCGTCTTCGGCGGAGAAAAAAAGCTCCTCTCCGCCATCGACTACATCATGGCTCATTACACACCCGAAGCGGTCTTCGTCTACGCCACCTGCGTCACGGCGCTTATCGGCGACGACATCGACGCCGTCTGCCGGCACGCCGCGGAAAAATACGGAGTGCCGATGGTTCCGGTGCATGCCCCGGGCTTCGTCGGCAGCAAGAACCTCGGCAGCCGCATCGGCGGCGAGGCCGCCCTGGCCCATCTGATCGGCACCAAAGAGCCGGAAACGACCACCCCCTTCGACATCAACCTCATCGGCGAGTACAACGTCACCGGCGACCTCTGGCAGTACTCTCCCCTCCTCGGGGAACTGGGGATCCGCATCCTCTCGACCCTCTCCGGCGACGGCCGGATCAAGGAGATCCGCACCGCCCACCGGGCCAGACTCAACGTCATCGTCTGCGCCAAATCCCTGATCTCCCTGACCCGCAAGATGGAGGAGCGCTACGGCATCCCGACGATTTCCCTCTCCTTCTACGGCAAGCGCGACACCTCGGCGGGCCTTTTGGCCATCGCCGAAGCCCTGGGAGACGAAGGCCTCATCGAGCGCACCAAAGCGCTCATCGCCCGGGAGGAGGCCCGGCTCGACGGAAAACTGCAACCGTACCGGGAGCTCTTCAAGGGGAAGAAGGCGGTCCTCAACACCGGCGGCAACAAGACCTGGTCCATCGCCTCGGCCCTGCAGGATCTCGGGATCGAGGTGGTGGCCACCGCGGTGAAGAAGGCCACCGAGGCCGACCGCCAGAAGGCCCGGGAAACCCTGGGGGAGGCCGGGGTATTGATGATGAACCCCGGCGCCGAACAGGCCAAAATCATCGACGACACCGGGGCGCATCTCCTGCTGGCCGGAGGGCGCTCCCTCTACACGGCCATCAAGAAGGGGATCGCCTTTGCCGACGTCAACCAGGAAAAAAAGAAAAGCTACGGCGGCTACGACGGCCTGCTCAACCTCGCCGAAGATCTGAAAAACGCCCTGGAAAATCCGGTCTTCGAAAATGTCGCCAGGAGGGCCCCATGGGAGAAGTGAGCCATCGATCGATCAAGCCGCTGCAGGTCAACCCCATCAAGCTCTCGGAGCCGATGGGGGCGACCCTGGCCTTTCTCGGGGTGGACGGCTGCATGCCGCTGATGCACGGCGCCCTGGGATGCACCTCCTTCGCCAAGGTCTACTACACCCGGCATTTTGCCGAACCGATCGCCATCCAGACCACCGCGGTCACCGACGTCACGGCAATCCTCGACGGCGGCGACTACAGCATCGTGGAGGCGGTGAAGAACATCACCAGAAAGGTCACGCCGAGCCTCATCGGCCTGCATACCACCGGCCTCACCGAAACCAAGGGGGATGACATCCGCCAGGTCGCCTCCCAAATCGACTTCCCCCTGGTCTGGGTCAACACCCCCGACTACGAAGGGGGGCTGGAGAGCGGCTGGGGGAAGGCGACCCGGGCGATGATCGAGCAGCTCGTGGAGCCGACGGAGGCCATCGACGACAGCAAGGTCCTTCTCCTCCCCCACGTCTCCCTGACGCCCATCGAAGTGGAGAAAATCAAGGAGTTCATCGCCTCCTTCGGCTACGAGGTCCTGGCCCTCCCCGACCTCTCCACCTCACTCGACGGCCACCTTGGAGAGAAGCAGGCGGCCCTCTCCAGCGGCGGCATCCGCGTCGAGGAAATCCGCGGCCTGGCCGAGGCCGGAATGGTGATCAGCGTCGGCGACTCCATGCTCCCCAGCGCGGCGGCGCTGCAGAAAAAAAACCCCTTTCTTCGCCATCACCACTTTCCCCACCTGCAGGGGTTGGCGGCGACCGACGCCCTGGTGGAACTCCTCCTGCAGGAAACGGGGCTCAGCCGGCCGCACCCGGCCATCGTCCGCTGGCGGGCACGCCTGCAGGACGCCCTGCTCGACAGCCATTTCTCTCTCGGCCAGACCCGAATCCTCGTCGCCGGAGAACCGGACCAGATTGCCGGGCTCTGCGCCTCCCTGCACGAAGCGGGGGGACGGGTCGCCGTCGCCATCAGCACCGTCGACTCGCCGCAGCTGGAGAGGATCCCGGCGGCCAGGGTCCTGGTCGGCGATCTGGAGGATGCCGAGGCGCTGTGCGGCGCCTGCGACCTCCTCGTCACCAACGGTCACGGCGAGGCTCTGGCCCACCGCTGTTGCAAGGCTCTGGTACTGCGCGGCTTTCCCAACTGGGAGGAGGTCGGCAACCAGCTGAAGAACGACGTCCTCTACGAGGGGGGGGCCTATTTCCTCTTCGAGTGCGCCAATGCGGCAACGGCAGCGCGGGAAGGCCACGTCGGATCCGACCGGTCGGATCAAAAAAAAGAAGAGTAAAGATGACCTACTACACGGACAGCATTCGAAAATACGCCGCCGATGACCGCTACGCCGGCACCCTCCCGGACGCCGACGGCACCGGCGAGGTCGGACTCGGCGCCGAAGAGGCGGGGAGGCGACTGGCGGTGCGTTTCGCGCTGCGCCTTGCCGACGGCGCGGTGGCGGCCATCCGCTTCCAGGTCTTCGGCTGCGGCTTCACCATCGCCGCCTGCGCCGCGGCGGCCGAACTGGCCGAGGGGCGCCTCCTCGAGGAAGCCGCAGCCATCACGGCGCAGCGGATCGAAGCACAGCTGCAGGGACTCCCCGAGGAGCGCTCCTATTGCGCCGAGTTGGCCGTCGCGGCCCTGCAGGCCGCCCTGGAGAGCGCCCGGGGGGGTTCTGCCGTGCAGAGCGGTCGCCTCGGAGCCGGCGAAGAGGACCACCATCCCCTGATCACCCCCGAGGATCCGGTCTACCGCGCCCTGATGGAGAGCCCCGCCCCCCGGGGAGTCGCCTCGGAAGACCGCCGCCTCTTCGCCTCCCTCCTCGCCGTCGCCGCCCGGGAGGCGGCCAATCCCGCCGACGCCCTGGGGCTCAGCAGCGACGATCTCGCCGAACTGCGCGCCGTCTATTTCCCGGCGGCGCCCCCCTCCTCTCCGTCCACAAAGAGAACCGCGGAGCCCCCGCCGGCGATCAACGATGAGGTTCGGAAACTCCTCCTCACCCATGTCCCCAAAGACCAGAAGGGGACTCCGGTCCCTTCCTCCCAGTGGCTGGCGCAATGCCTCGCCGCCCGCGCCGCTCGCCCCGGCCATCTCTGGATCGCCATGGGACTCTTCGAGCGCCCGCAGCTCACCGCCGCCATCGCCCGCCACCTCCCCTCCCTGGCCGCAGCCAACGACAAGGGGATGCGCTGGAAGCGCTACCTCTTCAGGGAAATCTGCAACCGCAGCGGCGGCCTGTCGTGCCAATCCCCCACCTGCGGTGCCTGCAGCGACTACGCGCTCTGTTTTGCTCCGGAGGAGTGAAAAGCCTTCACCACAGAGGCACAGAGACACTGAGAAAATCTAAAAATCAAGAGTTCCAACTCTGTGTCTCTGTGCCTCTGTGGTCAATATCTGAATATTTTCCTGATTACGCCAGCCCAAGCAGAAGCTTGCCAAAGGATGGGACCATGCACTCGACCGGCACCGACCGCTACCTCACCTACAAAAACATCGACTGCGCAGGGAATTCAAAAAAGCTCCTGGCGCTGCTGCGCCGGCACATCGACGACCCGACGAAGAGCAACGCCTTCTGGCAACAATTCAGGGAGAAACTTGACCGGGTCGGCCATCCGCAGGAGAATAAGGGGCGCGTCATCGACGAGCTCTTTCTGATCCACACCTACATCAACAATCTCTACGAAATTTTCGAGGAATACGACGACACCGAAGCCCTCGCCCTGCTCGAAGCCATCGAGCGGGAATGCTGCTGACCGTCCCACCCAATACAGGAGCCGACCCATGACGGAACTCGACCAGGCACTGGATAAATTCATCCGGGACGACAAGGAACAGGCCCAATATTACGATCTGATCCTCAACACAAATTTCTACATTCCCACCCTCGAAGACGAAACCGCAGCCGGCAAGACGACAGTGATAGAAAACGACACCATCAACCCGATCGTCCTCGAAGCCGAGGGGAAGTCCTATCTGATGCTCTTCGACAGCGAGGAGCGTCTCAGCGCCTGGGCGAAAAGCGCCGTCGCCTATGTGGTCCTCCCCGGGCATGCCATTGCAGCGATGACTCCCCCCGACCTGCACTGGGCGGTGAACGTCGGAACGAGTTTCTCCAAGGAATTCGTCCCCGAGGAGATCGGCTGGCTCAAGGAGATTGTGGAAAAACACAACGCGGAAGAGGACGAGCAGAAATAAGCCGAATTCAGGGTTGCCGGGAGCCGAGGTAGATCGCCGTCAGTATCAGGCCGATCCCCAGCACTTCATGGCCACTGGTGGGACGGCCGAAGATGAGGACGTCCCAGGCGAAGGAAAGGGCCGGCTGCAGCAGAAGAACGAGGGAGGCGAGGGTCGGCGGCGTATGGCGCAGCGCCGTGGAGATCAGCGACCAGCCGAGGGTGGTGCTGAGCACGCCGACGGCGATGAGGGACAGAAGCGAAGCGGTATCGGGAATGGCAAAGGACGCGCCGGAAGCCGCGGTCGCAATCCCCATAAATACCGTGCAGACGAGGGAGATGACGAGCATCGCCGAGACGCCGCTCACCGCCGGATGCTGCATCCCCGCCCGGATGAAGAGGATGTAGGCCGAATAGCAGAGGGCGGTGGCCAGGCCGAGAAGGAGACCGAGGCGGTATCCGGCATCCAGGGCCGCCAGGTCGACTCCGGTGATGAGGAGGAGGCCGCCGAGGGCCAGGGCGAGGGCGACGAGGAAGAGGGGGGAGAGCTTCTGCTTCAGGATGAGCCAGGAAAAAAGAGCGGTGAAGAAGACCTGGAAATTCCCCAGGAGCGTCGAGAGGCCGGGGCCGACGAGGTGGATGCTGCGGTGCCAGCACATGAAGTCGACGCCGAGGGCGAGTCCGCCCAGGATCAGGACGAGAAGGGCTTTTCGGGGGATCTTCAGGGAGACCCGGGCGACCGCCACCCAGAGGAGGAGCGACGCCGCGGAAAAGAACATGCGGTAAAAGCCGGCGGCGTCGGGGCCGACGGCGGCCAGCTTGATGAAGATCGGCGAGAAGCTGATGCAGATCGAACCGGCAAGGAGCTGCAGAAGGGCCCGGCGGGTCGAGATGCAGGAGTCGGGATCAGCGCTGGAGGTCATGGGGTCCTGAAGGGAAAAACAGGGGTCGCTCCCCCTTGCAAGGGGAAACGACCCCTGTTTTAATCATTTGCCGGGAAGGGTGATGCAGAGACACTCGGCCTCGGCAAAGACCGTTTCCCCTAGGCAGATCCGGCCGTGGACCATGACCTTGCGCCCGGCGGCGGAGATGACGGTACTCTCCACGGTGACCACCTCTTCGAGGGGGAGCAGGTTGCGGAAGCTGATATTGAGGTTGCCGACCACCACCCGATGCCCCGCCGCCCAGGCGGCCAGGCCGAGAACTTC
This region includes:
- the cowN gene encoding N(2)-fixation sustaining protein CowN, whose protein sequence is MHSTGTDRYLTYKNIDCAGNSKKLLALLRRHIDDPTKSNAFWQQFREKLDRVGHPQENKGRVIDELFLIHTYINNLYEIFEEYDDTEALALLEAIERECC
- a CDS encoding nitrogen fixation protein NifQ, with translation MTYYTDSIRKYAADDRYAGTLPDADGTGEVGLGAEEAGRRLAVRFALRLADGAVAAIRFQVFGCGFTIAACAAAAELAEGRLLEEAAAITAQRIEAQLQGLPEERSYCAELAVAALQAALESARGGSAVQSGRLGAGEEDHHPLITPEDPVYRALMESPAPRGVASEDRRLFASLLAVAAREAANPADALGLSSDDLAELRAVYFPAAPPSSPSTKRTAEPPPAINDEVRKLLLTHVPKDQKGTPVPSSQWLAQCLAARAARPGHLWIAMGLFERPQLTAAIARHLPSLAAANDKGMRWKRYLFREICNRSGGLSCQSPTCGACSDYALCFAPEE
- a CDS encoding DMT family transporter, whose amino-acid sequence is MTSSADPDSCISTRRALLQLLAGSICISFSPIFIKLAAVGPDAAGFYRMFFSAASLLLWVAVARVSLKIPRKALLVLILGGLALGVDFMCWHRSIHLVGPGLSTLLGNFQVFFTALFSWLILKQKLSPLFLVALALALGGLLLITGVDLAALDAGYRLGLLLGLATALCYSAYILFIRAGMQHPAVSGVSAMLVISLVCTVFMGIATAASGASFAIPDTASLLSLIAVGVLSTTLGWSLISTALRHTPPTLASLVLLLQPALSFAWDVLIFGRPTSGHEVLGIGLILTAIYLGSRQP
- the nifN gene encoding nitrogenase iron-molybdenum cofactor biosynthesis protein NifN, which encodes MGEVSHRSIKPLQVNPIKLSEPMGATLAFLGVDGCMPLMHGALGCTSFAKVYYTRHFAEPIAIQTTAVTDVTAILDGGDYSIVEAVKNITRKVTPSLIGLHTTGLTETKGDDIRQVASQIDFPLVWVNTPDYEGGLESGWGKATRAMIEQLVEPTEAIDDSKVLLLPHVSLTPIEVEKIKEFIASFGYEVLALPDLSTSLDGHLGEKQAALSSGGIRVEEIRGLAEAGMVISVGDSMLPSAAALQKKNPFLRHHHFPHLQGLAATDALVELLLQETGLSRPHPAIVRWRARLQDALLDSHFSLGQTRILVAGEPDQIAGLCASLHEAGGRVAVAISTVDSPQLERIPAARVLVGDLEDAEALCGACDLLVTNGHGEALAHRCCKALVLRGFPNWEEVGNQLKNDVLYEGGAYFLFECANAATAAREGHVGSDRSDQKKEE
- a CDS encoding SseB family protein, with product MTELDQALDKFIRDDKEQAQYYDLILNTNFYIPTLEDETAAGKTTVIENDTINPIVLEAEGKSYLMLFDSEERLSAWAKSAVAYVVLPGHAIAAMTPPDLHWAVNVGTSFSKEFVPEEIGWLKEIVEKHNAEEDEQK
- the nifE gene encoding nitrogenase iron-molybdenum cofactor biosynthesis protein NifE, translated to MADKPKIRELLDESACAHNKSKQSPCNAPTPGATSGGCAFEGAQISLFPYADAAHLVHGPITCLGASWETRATKTSYPGRDLTQMGFTTDISTSDVVFGGEKKLLSAIDYIMAHYTPEAVFVYATCVTALIGDDIDAVCRHAAEKYGVPMVPVHAPGFVGSKNLGSRIGGEAALAHLIGTKEPETTTPFDINLIGEYNVTGDLWQYSPLLGELGIRILSTLSGDGRIKEIRTAHRARLNVIVCAKSLISLTRKMEERYGIPTISLSFYGKRDTSAGLLAIAEALGDEGLIERTKALIAREEARLDGKLQPYRELFKGKKAVLNTGGNKTWSIASALQDLGIEVVATAVKKATEADRQKARETLGEAGVLMMNPGAEQAKIIDDTGAHLLLAGGRSLYTAIKKGIAFADVNQEKKKSYGGYDGLLNLAEDLKNALENPVFENVARRAPWEK
- the modA gene encoding molybdate ABC transporter substrate-binding protein, translating into MAGKLTVFLTLLLCWSAPALAGEVRIFAAASLNNAMKEISSQYRQKHPGVDFVENYAGSGTLARQVDAGAPADLFVSANPRWIEYLRERGLLAPETIGVLTHNALVFVARKETAVSSLAETAHLQRIAIGSPNSVPAGEYARQALETAGLYENLAAAGALVFAKDVRQALMYADRGEVDGAFVYRTDALLAPHATIRFVVPKALYPQVTYPMALTALGAKNPEAQAFFVYLKGDEAMAVLEKHGFKVN
- the modB gene encoding molybdate ABC transporter permease subunit, whose amino-acid sequence is MLELTPADYQAIWLSAKVAIAATVLSLPFGYAVACLLVFCRLRAKVVIDGVVNLPLVLPPVVVGYLLLLLLGERGWLGGLLKSWDIRIIFTWKAAVLASMIVGFPLLVRSIRLGLEGIDPKLLQASRTLGARWYDTLFTVIIPLSGRSVLAGATLMFARSLGEFGATIVIAGNIPGMTQTIPLAIYDYTNTPGGDSMALALCAVSIVLSFAVLLFSEGLLSRFARREP